A section of the Mesorhizobium loti genome encodes:
- a CDS encoding DMT family transporter, which translates to MSASQRYVESATPPVAILCMLATYVFFTFLDTSSKYLVLAGVSALIVAWVRFAVHVVLVGALLRGWRQPMRFRPVNLPAHVLRGVFLFGSTMCNILALRSLQLAETTSIYFFGPMVITALAGPLLGEWAGWRRWLAILAAFAGVLIITRPGVGVFGIGHLFALGSMLSNSFYVIMTRRMSATETSESLILFSALAPAVLLLPMLPFSFSLPHDGWHWFVLLMLGVFGGVGHWLLVQAYRLATTTALAPYPYSQMVWMIISGWIVFKQFPDRWTLVGAAIIVASGLYIVHREHRLRLRSRAASDVEAEALAKKL; encoded by the coding sequence GTGAGTGCTTCCCAGAGATATGTCGAAAGCGCGACGCCGCCGGTGGCGATCCTGTGCATGCTTGCCACCTATGTCTTCTTCACCTTCCTCGACACCTCAAGCAAATATCTCGTCCTGGCCGGCGTTTCCGCGCTGATCGTCGCCTGGGTGCGCTTTGCCGTGCATGTCGTGCTGGTCGGCGCACTGCTGCGCGGCTGGCGGCAACCCATGCGGTTTCGTCCGGTCAACCTGCCGGCGCATGTGCTGCGCGGCGTGTTCCTGTTCGGCTCGACCATGTGCAACATCCTGGCGCTCCGCTCCCTGCAACTGGCCGAGACGACGTCGATCTATTTCTTCGGGCCAATGGTGATCACCGCACTTGCCGGCCCGCTGCTTGGCGAATGGGCAGGCTGGCGGCGCTGGCTGGCCATCCTCGCCGCCTTCGCCGGAGTTCTGATCATCACAAGGCCGGGTGTCGGCGTCTTCGGTATCGGGCATCTCTTCGCGCTCGGCTCGATGCTGTCGAACAGCTTCTATGTCATCATGACGCGCCGCATGTCGGCGACCGAGACGTCGGAAAGCCTGATCCTGTTCTCGGCGCTGGCGCCGGCGGTGCTGCTTTTGCCCATGCTGCCGTTCTCATTCTCGCTGCCGCATGATGGCTGGCATTGGTTCGTCCTGCTCATGCTTGGCGTGTTCGGCGGCGTCGGGCACTGGCTGCTGGTGCAGGCCTATCGGCTGGCGACGACCACGGCGCTCGCCCCCTATCCCTACTCGCAGATGGTGTGGATGATCATTTCCGGCTGGATCGTCTTCAAGCAGTTTCCCGACCGCTGGACGCTGGTCGGCGCGGCCATCATCGTTGCCAGCGGCCTCTACATCGTCCATCGCGAGCACCGGCTCCGGCTGCGGAGCCGCGCGGCCTCCGATGTCGAGGCGGAAGCGCTGGCAAAAAAACTTTGA
- a CDS encoding DUF2000 family protein: MFDTKFAIVLREDLPVWQKLNVTAFLASGIVAQFPDIIGEPYRDRAGNLYNPLSIQPVIVLSADQATISAIQRRALERGATTSLYVEEMFSTGFDAANRAVFAEFAPEDAKVVGVALRADKKLVDKITKGARMHA, translated from the coding sequence ATGTTCGATACGAAATTTGCAATCGTCCTGCGGGAAGACCTGCCCGTCTGGCAGAAACTCAACGTCACCGCCTTCCTGGCCAGCGGCATCGTCGCGCAGTTTCCCGACATCATCGGCGAGCCCTATCGCGACCGCGCCGGCAATCTCTACAACCCCCTGTCGATACAGCCGGTCATCGTGCTGTCGGCCGACCAGGCGACGATAAGCGCGATCCAACGGCGCGCGCTGGAACGCGGCGCGACGACGTCGCTCTATGTCGAGGAGATGTTCTCGACCGGATTCGATGCCGCCAACCGCGCCGTCTTCGCCGAGTTCGCGCCCGAGGACGCCAAGGTGGTCGGCGTCGCGCTGCGCGCCGACAAGAAGCTCGTCGACAAGATCACCAAGGGCGCCCGCATGCACGCATAG
- a CDS encoding AraC family transcriptional regulator produces MDHSRLSPHREAEGDDALELDRQAFEGLGRLCADAAENCIISASDPAGMERIEARFHGSAFDLHRHDTYAIGVTLQGVQTFRYRGAARQSLPGQIIVLHPDEMHDGGAGTEDGLRYRMLYLEPSLMLDCLGGASLPFLGEAVVSDDAFCATLLSALGPLQQELDELFVDDFLTQLMQSLARHAGQPAKPMARTAWRAAALARDYLTENVTRPVRSGELEAITGLDRYALSRHFRAAFSTSPHRFLVMRRLQRARRMIIAGEPLAQIAVEAGFTDQSHFNRQFKKAFGMTPGRWSSLSRDSAPAAA; encoded by the coding sequence ATGGACCATTCGAGGTTGAGCCCCCACCGCGAGGCTGAAGGAGACGATGCGTTGGAACTAGACCGCCAAGCCTTCGAGGGTCTTGGACGTTTGTGCGCCGATGCGGCTGAGAACTGCATCATTTCCGCTTCCGACCCCGCGGGGATGGAGCGGATCGAGGCGCGGTTCCACGGCAGTGCCTTCGACCTGCATCGCCATGACACCTACGCGATCGGGGTGACGCTGCAGGGTGTGCAGACCTTTCGCTATCGCGGCGCGGCGCGGCAAAGCCTGCCCGGCCAGATCATCGTGCTGCATCCCGACGAAATGCATGATGGCGGCGCCGGCACCGAGGACGGGCTGCGCTACAGGATGCTCTATCTCGAGCCGTCGCTGATGCTGGATTGCCTTGGCGGCGCGTCCCTGCCCTTCCTCGGGGAGGCCGTCGTGAGCGACGACGCCTTCTGCGCAACGTTGCTCTCGGCACTGGGGCCGCTGCAACAGGAACTCGACGAGCTGTTTGTCGACGACTTCCTGACGCAATTGATGCAGAGCCTGGCGCGGCATGCCGGCCAGCCGGCGAAGCCGATGGCCAGGACGGCCTGGCGGGCCGCCGCACTGGCGCGGGACTATCTCACGGAGAACGTCACGCGCCCCGTGCGTTCCGGCGAACTGGAAGCCATCACCGGGCTGGACCGCTATGCCCTGTCGCGGCATTTCCGCGCCGCTTTCTCGACCAGCCCGCATCGTTTCCTGGTGATGCGCCGGCTTCAGCGCGCGCGGCGGATGATCATTGCCGGCGAACCCTTGGCGCAGATTGCCGTCGAGGCCGGCTTCACCGACCAGAGCCACTTCAACAGGCAATTCAAGAAGGCGTTCGGCATGACGCCGGGACGCTGGTCCTCGCTGAGCCGGGACTCTGCCCCGGCGGCGGCCTGA
- a CDS encoding MarR family winged helix-turn-helix transcriptional regulator — MAKADKTATMSRLHSAARLARTALAARLLAHGFYAGQDQIMLALDREDGQTPGNLAGRLGVRPPTITKTINRLQAQGFLEKRASEADARQAHIFLTDTGRETIRAIEKSVKKTEKQALKGLDKKDQKALFKLLARIEANLSNEELVLIDDDAESDD, encoded by the coding sequence ATGGCCAAGGCGGACAAGACTGCAACAATGAGCCGGCTGCATTCGGCGGCGAGGCTGGCAAGAACCGCGTTGGCTGCCCGGCTTCTGGCGCACGGCTTCTATGCCGGCCAGGACCAGATCATGCTGGCGCTCGACCGCGAGGATGGCCAGACGCCGGGTAATCTTGCCGGTCGCCTTGGCGTGCGCCCGCCGACCATCACCAAGACCATCAACCGGCTGCAGGCGCAGGGTTTTCTGGAAAAACGCGCATCGGAAGCCGATGCCCGCCAGGCGCACATCTTTCTCACCGACACCGGCCGAGAAACCATCCGCGCCATCGAGAAGTCGGTGAAGAAGACTGAAAAGCAGGCGCTGAAGGGCCTCGACAAGAAGGATCAGAAGGCGCTGTTCAAGCTGCTTGCCCGCATCGAGGCCAACCTCTCCAACGAGGAATTGGTGCTGATCGACGACGACGCCGAGTCGGACGACTGA
- a CDS encoding CobW family GTP-binding protein: MSDAQTQIPVTVLTGYLGAGKTTLLNRILSENHGRRYAVIVNEFGEIGIDNDLIVESDEEIYEMNNGCVCCTVRGDLIRVVEGLMRRPGRFDAIVVETTGLADPVPVAQTFFMDDDVRSKTKLDAVVALVDAKHLPLRLKDSKEAEDQIAFADVVVLNKTDLVTPEELAKVEATIRAINPAARIHRTTRAGVALSEVLDRGAFDLSRALENDPHFLEAHDDHHHDHDHDHDHHDHDGHDHHHHDHAHPSDIHDVTVQSVSLRGGEMDPKKFFPWIEKITQMEGPNILRLKGIIALKGDDERYVIQGVHMIIEGDHQRAWKDGEKHESRLVFIGRELDAERLKKSFDACQAA; encoded by the coding sequence ATGAGCGACGCACAGACACAGATCCCCGTAACCGTTCTCACCGGCTATCTCGGTGCCGGCAAGACGACGCTGCTCAACCGCATCCTGTCGGAGAACCATGGCAGGCGCTACGCCGTCATCGTCAATGAATTCGGCGAAATCGGCATCGACAACGACCTGATCGTGGAATCCGACGAGGAAATCTACGAGATGAACAATGGCTGTGTCTGCTGCACGGTGCGTGGCGACCTGATCCGCGTCGTTGAAGGCCTGATGCGCCGCCCCGGCCGCTTCGACGCCATCGTGGTCGAGACCACGGGTCTCGCCGATCCGGTGCCGGTGGCACAGACCTTCTTCATGGACGACGACGTGCGCTCCAAGACCAAGCTCGACGCCGTGGTGGCCCTGGTCGACGCCAAGCATCTGCCGCTCAGGCTCAAGGATTCCAAGGAGGCCGAGGACCAGATCGCCTTTGCTGACGTCGTCGTGCTCAACAAGACCGACCTTGTCACCCCGGAAGAACTCGCCAAGGTCGAGGCGACGATCCGCGCCATCAACCCGGCGGCCAGGATCCACCGCACAACGCGCGCCGGCGTCGCCTTGTCGGAAGTGCTCGACCGCGGCGCCTTCGACCTGTCCCGGGCGCTGGAAAACGATCCGCATTTCCTCGAGGCGCATGACGACCACCATCATGACCACGACCATGACCACGATCATCATGACCATGACGGGCACGACCATCATCACCATGACCACGCGCACCCTTCCGACATCCATGACGTGACGGTGCAGTCGGTGTCGTTGCGCGGCGGCGAGATGGACCCGAAGAAATTCTTCCCATGGATCGAGAAGATCACCCAGATGGAAGGTCCGAACATCCTGCGGCTGAAAGGCATCATCGCGCTCAAGGGCGATGACGAGCGCTATGTCATCCAGGGCGTGCACATGATCATCGAAGGCGACCACCAGCGCGCCTGGAAGGATGGCGAGAAGCATGAGAGCCGGCTGGTCTTCATCGGCCGCGAACTGGACGCCGAGCGGCTGAAGAAGAGCTTTGATGCCTGCCAGGCGGCTTGA
- a CDS encoding WD40 repeat domain-containing protein: MPTVAPLDLEGHCLAAVFLGDVPHFALADGAIHRLDNGHKTTQANDGLLATFHDAANDRLITGGEDGKVFSVAAGGNVGELASAGKKWITSVAAGPQGAIAYATGKTAFVRFADGKTREFAHPRSVEGLAFSPKGMRFGVARYNGATLHFPAAEGKPVELEWAGAHTGITFSPDGAFLVTTMQENALHGWKLADGKHMRMTGYPGKVKSLSWSIKGKWLASSGAPAAIVWPFSGKDGPMGKAPLELGTRGNTMVTCVACHPTQDVVAIGYDDGMVIAARFADAKEVLLRRQGKGAITSMMWDREERRIAFGSAAGDCGVIDITA; encoded by the coding sequence ATGCCCACAGTCGCCCCCCTCGATCTCGAAGGCCATTGCCTCGCCGCCGTCTTCCTTGGCGACGTGCCGCATTTCGCGCTCGCCGATGGCGCCATCCATCGGCTCGACAACGGCCACAAGACGACGCAGGCCAATGACGGGTTGCTCGCCACCTTCCACGATGCGGCGAACGATCGGCTGATCACCGGCGGCGAGGACGGCAAGGTGTTTTCCGTTGCCGCGGGCGGCAATGTCGGGGAATTGGCCAGCGCCGGAAAAAAGTGGATCACCAGCGTCGCCGCCGGGCCGCAGGGCGCCATCGCCTATGCCACGGGCAAGACCGCCTTCGTGCGCTTCGCCGATGGCAAGACCAGGGAATTCGCCCATCCGCGTTCGGTCGAGGGTCTGGCGTTTTCGCCCAAGGGCATGCGCTTCGGTGTCGCCCGCTACAATGGCGCGACGCTGCATTTTCCGGCCGCCGAGGGCAAGCCGGTTGAGCTCGAATGGGCCGGCGCCCACACCGGCATCACCTTCTCGCCCGATGGCGCCTTCCTCGTCACAACGATGCAGGAGAATGCCCTGCATGGCTGGAAGCTGGCCGACGGCAAGCACATGCGCATGACCGGCTATCCCGGCAAGGTCAAAAGCCTGTCATGGAGCATCAAAGGCAAATGGCTTGCGAGTTCCGGAGCACCGGCGGCGATCGTCTGGCCGTTTTCCGGCAAGGACGGGCCGATGGGCAAGGCGCCGCTGGAACTCGGCACACGCGGCAATACGATGGTGACCTGCGTCGCCTGCCATCCGACCCAGGATGTCGTGGCGATCGGTTATGACGACGGCATGGTGATCGCCGCCCGTTTCGCCGATGCCAAGGAAGTTTTGTTGCGCCGGCAAGGCAAGGGCGCCATCACCTCGATGATGTGGGACAGGGAAGAACGGCGCATCGCCTTCGGCAGTGCCGCTGGCGACTGCGGCGTCATCGACATCACGGCATAG
- a CDS encoding aspartate aminotransferase family protein has translation MHSSDSSTTSIGGISRDRIAQLRETEGAAFRAARPKSQAKVGNGLPGFFGGVPMHWMNDWPTPFPILVDSARGATITDIDGNRLDDFCLGDTGSMFGHSPPPVARAIRRQAGRGLTYMLPSEDALAIGPLLQQRFGLPFWQIATTATDANRFALRVARAVTGREKILVFNGCYHGSVDETMVRLIDGKPVNRPGLAGEFRDLTRTAKVIEFNDVAALETALKDRDVACVIAEPVLTNSCMVLADPGFHDALRRLTRETGTLLLIDETHTISTGPGGYTRKYGLDPDFFVLGKPIAGGVPASVWGMSEEVASRYADYNRTKEPGYSGMGTTLSANPLQFATMRATLEEVMTPENYDRMDHLARRLDAGLTGVIDRYRLPWHVARVGARVEFICAPGPLRNGAEAEGAHAPELEAAIHVALVNRGVLIAPFHNMMLISPATSGAQVNRLITAFGTVAAKLAA, from the coding sequence ATGCACAGCAGCGACAGTTCAACGACGTCCATCGGTGGCATCAGCCGGGATCGCATCGCGCAATTGCGCGAAACCGAGGGCGCGGCCTTCCGCGCGGCGCGGCCGAAATCGCAAGCCAAGGTCGGCAACGGCCTGCCGGGTTTCTTCGGCGGCGTGCCGATGCATTGGATGAACGACTGGCCGACGCCGTTTCCGATCCTGGTCGACAGTGCCAGGGGTGCCACCATCACCGACATAGACGGCAACAGGCTGGACGATTTCTGCCTTGGCGATACCGGTTCGATGTTCGGCCATTCGCCGCCGCCGGTGGCGCGCGCCATCCGCCGCCAGGCCGGACGCGGCCTGACCTACATGCTGCCTTCGGAAGACGCGCTTGCCATAGGGCCGTTGCTGCAACAGCGCTTCGGCCTGCCGTTCTGGCAGATCGCGACCACCGCGACCGACGCCAACCGCTTCGCGCTGCGCGTTGCCCGCGCTGTGACTGGCCGGGAAAAAATCCTGGTCTTCAACGGCTGCTACCACGGCTCGGTCGACGAGACGATGGTGCGGCTGATCGACGGCAAGCCCGTCAACCGGCCTGGCCTCGCGGGCGAGTTCCGCGACCTGACCCGCACGGCCAAGGTCATCGAGTTCAATGATGTCGCCGCGCTGGAGACAGCGCTCAAGGACCGGGACGTCGCCTGCGTCATCGCCGAGCCGGTGCTGACCAATTCCTGCATGGTGCTGGCCGATCCCGGCTTCCATGACGCGCTGCGCAGGCTGACGCGCGAAACCGGCACGCTGCTGTTGATCGATGAGACGCACACCATCTCGACCGGTCCCGGCGGCTACACCAGGAAATACGGGCTCGACCCCGACTTTTTCGTGCTGGGCAAGCCCATCGCCGGCGGTGTGCCGGCAAGTGTGTGGGGCATGAGCGAGGAGGTCGCTTCCCGCTACGCCGACTACAACCGGACGAAAGAACCAGGCTATTCCGGCATGGGCACGACACTGTCGGCCAACCCGCTGCAATTCGCCACCATGCGCGCCACGCTCGAGGAGGTGATGACGCCGGAGAATTATGACCGCATGGATCATCTCGCCCGGCGCCTGGATGCCGGGCTGACCGGGGTGATCGACCGCTACCGCCTGCCCTGGCATGTGGCCCGTGTCGGCGCCCGCGTCGAGTTCATCTGCGCACCCGGCCCGTTGCGCAACGGCGCGGAGGCGGAAGGCGCGCACGCGCCGGAACTGGAAGCCGCCATCCATGTAGCGCTGGTCAATCGCGGCGTGCTGATCGCGCCCTTCCACAACATGATGCTGATCTCGCCGGCGACGTCAGGCGCCCAGGTGAACCGGCTGATCACCGCCTTCGGCACGGTTGCGGCAAAGCTTGCGGCATGA
- a CDS encoding glutamine synthetase family protein: MDNAIVTSPSGSSPTEAQAFLDAHPEIEAFDIVLTDANGVGRGKIVRRHELKSIFEGGRHMPISILGLDITGEDVHETGLIWTTGDGDLRAWPIPGTLVPLYGTSPPRGQVLMAMYHLDGQPMSSDPRLALARQVDILAAKGLYPAGAFELEFFLLANERDADGKVQPARAVLDGRVSGKTEVYSVDHLHGMEPLFSDIYAAAKAQGIPAETVISEYAPGQYELTLNYRKDVMRAADDLVMLKRLVRAQARRHGVTACFMAKPIEKYAGSGMHFHVSLQDKAGRNVFAEAGGESWSLPLLQGLGGLIQTMAESMLVFAPHANSWRRFVSQSYAPVAPTWGVNNRSVALRVPAGDARNRRIEHRPSGVDANPYLIAATVLAGIIKGIDEGLDPGPETTGNGYEAAVTRTTMPADWRAAIEAAKASSFLKGALGEDLHRTFVAIKQSEYLRVARTVSELDYHLYLHEV; the protein is encoded by the coding sequence ATGGACAATGCCATCGTGACCTCGCCTTCGGGCTCCTCGCCCACCGAGGCGCAAGCCTTTCTCGACGCCCATCCCGAGATCGAAGCCTTCGATATCGTGCTGACCGACGCCAATGGCGTCGGCCGTGGCAAGATCGTGCGCCGGCATGAGCTCAAAAGCATTTTCGAGGGCGGCCGGCACATGCCGATCTCGATCCTCGGGCTCGACATCACCGGCGAGGATGTGCACGAAACCGGGCTGATCTGGACCACCGGCGACGGCGATCTCAGGGCCTGGCCGATCCCCGGCACGCTGGTTCCGCTTTATGGAACCAGCCCGCCGCGCGGCCAGGTGCTTATGGCGATGTACCACCTCGATGGCCAACCAATGTCTTCGGATCCGCGGCTGGCGCTGGCACGACAGGTCGATATCCTCGCGGCCAAGGGCCTTTATCCGGCCGGTGCCTTCGAACTCGAATTTTTTCTCCTGGCCAACGAGCGCGATGCCGACGGCAAGGTACAGCCGGCGCGTGCCGTGCTCGACGGCCGCGTCTCTGGCAAGACGGAAGTCTATTCCGTCGACCATCTGCACGGCATGGAGCCGCTGTTCTCGGACATCTATGCCGCGGCCAAGGCGCAGGGCATTCCGGCCGAGACGGTTATTTCCGAATATGCGCCCGGCCAATACGAATTGACGCTGAACTACCGCAAGGACGTGATGCGGGCGGCCGACGATCTGGTCATGCTGAAGCGGCTGGTGCGGGCGCAAGCGCGCCGCCATGGCGTCACCGCCTGTTTCATGGCCAAGCCGATCGAGAAATATGCCGGCTCGGGCATGCATTTCCATGTCTCGCTGCAGGACAAGGCCGGCCGAAACGTGTTTGCCGAGGCCGGAGGCGAGAGCTGGTCGCTACCCCTCCTGCAGGGGCTCGGCGGCCTCATCCAGACGATGGCCGAATCGATGCTGGTGTTTGCGCCGCACGCCAATTCCTGGCGGCGTTTCGTCTCGCAATCCTACGCGCCGGTGGCGCCGACCTGGGGCGTCAACAACCGCTCGGTGGCGCTGCGCGTGCCGGCTGGCGACGCCAGGAACCGGCGCATCGAGCACCGGCCGTCCGGCGTCGACGCCAATCCTTACCTGATCGCCGCGACCGTACTCGCAGGCATCATCAAAGGTATCGACGAAGGACTCGATCCCGGTCCCGAAACGACTGGAAACGGCTATGAGGCGGCCGTCACCCGCACGACGATGCCGGCGGACTGGCGCGCGGCGATCGAAGCGGCCAAGGCCTCCAGCTTCCTGAAAGGCGCGCTCGGCGAGGACCTGCACCGCACCTTCGTTGCAATCAAGCAATCCGAATATCTGCGCGTGGCGCGCACGGTCAGCGAACTGGACTATCATCTCTACCTGCACGAGGTCTGA
- a CDS encoding putative DNA modification/repair radical SAM protein, producing MSALPVREKLAILSDAAKYDASCASSGSAKKDSLTSGGIGSTEGMGICHSYAPDGRCISLLKILLTNFCIYDCSYCINRSSSNVRRARFSIDEVVTLTMDFYRRNYIEGLFLSSGVIRSPDETMGEMVEVARRLRLEEKFSGYIHLKTIPESSAELVEKAGLYADRLSINVELPTDEGVKRLAPEKKPETIRLSMAKLRQKMEEKAEPTLRTKKRERFAPGGQSTQMIVGADKTSDDGILHTSARLYGSYHLRRVYYSAFSPIPDSSSSLPLQKPPLMREHRLYQADWLMRFYGFSQPEILAGSSDGMLDLTIDPKLAWALRNRGRFPVDINRADREALLRVPGLGTKVVAKILETRRHRRMRLEDVGRICQSIAKLRPFIIAEGWSPGALTDKLGLRGKIVQPCEQLALF from the coding sequence ATGAGCGCACTCCCTGTTCGTGAAAAACTTGCGATCCTGTCCGACGCCGCCAAATATGACGCTTCCTGCGCCTCTTCCGGCTCGGCGAAAAAGGATTCGCTGACGTCCGGCGGCATCGGCTCCACGGAGGGGATGGGTATCTGCCATTCCTACGCGCCGGACGGGCGCTGCATTTCACTCTTGAAAATCCTGCTCACCAATTTCTGCATCTACGATTGCAGCTATTGCATCAACCGTTCGTCCTCGAATGTACGGCGCGCCCGCTTCAGCATCGACGAAGTGGTGACGCTCACCATGGATTTCTACCGGCGCAACTATATCGAGGGCCTGTTCCTGTCGTCAGGCGTCATCCGCTCGCCCGATGAGACCATGGGCGAGATGGTGGAGGTGGCGCGGCGGCTGCGGCTGGAAGAGAAATTTTCAGGCTATATCCATCTGAAAACGATTCCGGAGAGCTCGGCGGAACTGGTCGAGAAGGCCGGCCTCTATGCCGACCGGCTGTCGATCAATGTGGAGCTGCCGACCGACGAGGGCGTGAAGAGGCTGGCACCGGAAAAGAAGCCGGAAACGATCCGCCTTTCCATGGCGAAGTTGCGCCAGAAGATGGAGGAGAAAGCCGAGCCGACACTTCGGACCAAAAAGCGCGAACGCTTTGCTCCCGGGGGCCAGTCGACGCAGATGATCGTCGGCGCCGACAAGACGTCCGACGACGGCATATTGCATACCAGCGCCCGGCTCTATGGCAGTTATCATCTGCGGCGCGTCTATTATTCGGCCTTCAGTCCGATCCCGGATTCATCGTCGTCCCTGCCCTTGCAGAAGCCCCCATTGATGCGTGAGCATCGGCTTTACCAGGCCGACTGGCTGATGCGGTTCTACGGCTTCTCACAACCGGAAATCCTGGCCGGCTCCAGCGACGGCATGCTCGATCTCACCATCGATCCAAAGCTCGCCTGGGCACTGCGCAACCGGGGGCGGTTCCCAGTCGACATCAACCGCGCCGACCGCGAAGCGCTGCTGCGGGTCCCCGGTCTCGGCACCAAGGTGGTGGCGAAAATCCTGGAAACCCGGCGCCACCGGCGCATGCGGCTCGAGGATGTCGGGCGGATTTGCCAGTCGATCGCCAAGCTCAGGCCGTTCATCATCGCCGAGGGCTGGTCACCCGGAGCGCTCACCGACAAGCTGGGCTTGCGCGGCAAGATCGTGCAACCTTGCGAACAACTGGCGCTGTTTTGA
- a CDS encoding UdgX family uracil-DNA binding protein (This protein belongs to the uracil DNA glycosylase superfamily, members of which act in excision repair of DNA. However, it belongs more specifically to UdgX branch, whose founding member was found to bind uracil in DNA (where it does not belong), without cleaving it, appears to promote DNA repair by a pathway involving RecA, rather than base excision.) — MRPAEFNLARYSVRLDSETDFAGWRDATRRLALNEVRPEDISWHVVSNSEQGQTDLPTVPAGTQLVVPRDFIARAETAFCHSDPGRFALLYRMLWRLRTEPKLLSIASDPDTRRLEAMEKAVRRDSHKMHAFVRFRKIGDGDEERYVAWFEPDHFIVERNADFFVRRFTGMRWTILTPHASADWDGKRLAIGPGAAKADAPPQDDTEALWRTYFENIFNPARLKVKAMQKEMPKKYWRNLPEASLIPDLIAGADKAAKEMIARMPTTPAPHHAKVQAKHWPKREPTQTPEDDDASSISGLREAAKGCRRCPLWRDATQTVFGEGPDKAKVIFVGEQPGDQEDLAGKPFVGPAGKVFDSILDDAGVDRQKVYVTNAVKHFKFEPRGKRRIHSKPNAGEVQACRWWIDREFALIKPELAVALGATAALSLLGKAIPVTKMRGQVIEREDGLRVFITIHPSFILRIHEPAEKEAERDRFLADMRQVKRLMAA, encoded by the coding sequence ATGCGGCCGGCCGAGTTCAACCTGGCCCGGTATAGTGTGCGGCTCGACAGCGAGACTGATTTTGCCGGCTGGCGCGACGCGACACGGCGGCTGGCGTTGAACGAGGTCCGGCCCGAAGACATCAGCTGGCATGTCGTATCCAACTCGGAACAGGGCCAGACAGACTTGCCGACCGTTCCTGCGGGTACCCAGCTGGTCGTGCCACGCGACTTCATCGCGCGTGCCGAAACCGCCTTCTGCCATTCCGATCCCGGCCGGTTCGCCCTTCTTTACCGGATGCTTTGGCGATTGCGCACGGAGCCGAAGCTGCTGTCGATCGCATCGGATCCCGATACCAGGCGGCTCGAAGCCATGGAAAAGGCTGTGCGGCGCGACAGCCACAAGATGCATGCCTTCGTCCGCTTCCGGAAGATCGGCGACGGCGACGAGGAGCGCTACGTCGCCTGGTTCGAGCCCGATCATTTCATCGTCGAGCGCAACGCGGATTTCTTCGTCAGGCGCTTCACCGGCATGCGCTGGACGATCCTGACGCCCCACGCCTCGGCAGACTGGGATGGCAAAAGGCTGGCGATCGGGCCGGGCGCCGCCAAGGCCGATGCCCCGCCTCAGGACGATACCGAGGCGCTGTGGCGCACCTATTTCGAGAACATCTTCAATCCGGCACGGCTGAAGGTGAAAGCCATGCAGAAGGAGATGCCGAAGAAATATTGGCGGAACCTTCCCGAGGCCTCGCTCATTCCAGACCTGATCGCAGGAGCGGACAAGGCCGCCAAGGAGATGATTGCCAGAATGCCGACGACGCCCGCGCCGCATCACGCCAAGGTGCAGGCAAAGCATTGGCCGAAGCGTGAACCAACGCAGACGCCGGAAGATGACGACGCCAGCAGCATTTCAGGGTTGCGCGAGGCCGCGAAAGGCTGCCGCCGCTGCCCGCTCTGGCGCGACGCCACGCAGACCGTGTTCGGCGAGGGGCCTGATAAGGCCAAGGTCATCTTCGTCGGCGAACAGCCCGGCGACCAGGAGGACCTCGCCGGCAAACCTTTCGTCGGGCCGGCCGGCAAGGTGTTCGATTCGATATTGGACGATGCGGGCGTCGATCGCCAGAAAGTCTACGTCACCAATGCGGTGAAACATTTCAAATTCGAGCCACGTGGCAAGCGCCGCATCCATTCCAAGCCGAATGCCGGCGAGGTGCAGGCTTGCCGCTGGTGGATCGACAGGGAATTCGCGCTGATCAAGCCGGAGCTTGCCGTGGCGCTCGGCGCAACGGCTGCACTGTCATTGCTCGGCAAGGCGATCCCGGTGACAAAAATGCGCGGCCAGGTCATCGAACGCGAGGACGGCTTGCGGGTCTTCATCACCATCCACCCGTCCTTCATCCTGCGCATCCATGAACCAGCGGAGAAGGAGGCGGAGAGGGACCGGTTTTTGGCCGATATGAGGCAGGTGAAGCGGCTGATGGCCGCCTGA